The Mesorhizobium sp. M1D.F.Ca.ET.043.01.1.1 genome contains a region encoding:
- a CDS encoding DUF418 domain-containing protein yields MVMKAPVADARNGSVVDRLVGIDLARGLAVFGMYAAHLGPDPGEGGLVGFLMELTHGRPSALFAVLAGFSILLITGRKAPKSGIAGRQAIARVAIRALVLLALGSILGCLGTQVEVILEYYGICFLLVLPLHRLSAYQLGLIAAATALVLPQVRSSLLSVAPNLLDPVFNLMVNGYYPAVTWVPFLIAGMAIARLNLNTLAAHWRLGLAGVALAVLGHGGSLLALSSRALTETSLWWSDVDGAFEPSKSSFIVKSSWIAAPHSETTLSIVGSTGCAMIILAACMLAVDALPRLRKLVWPIIAVGSMSLTAYVLHIAGIAYLMKINIFKDESLSTLFGFVVVISTFAVLWLRVFQRGPMEVLMGRVADLARHIR; encoded by the coding sequence ATGGTAATGAAGGCACCGGTTGCCGACGCTAGGAATGGGTCGGTAGTAGATCGGCTGGTCGGCATCGACCTCGCTCGGGGCCTGGCTGTCTTCGGGATGTATGCCGCCCATCTCGGTCCCGACCCCGGCGAAGGAGGACTAGTCGGGTTTCTGATGGAACTAACCCATGGGCGGCCGTCGGCCCTGTTTGCCGTATTGGCCGGTTTTTCAATCCTCCTGATTACAGGTCGCAAGGCGCCGAAGTCGGGGATAGCCGGTAGACAGGCCATCGCCAGAGTCGCAATTCGTGCCCTTGTTTTGCTCGCGCTTGGCTCAATCCTGGGCTGCCTCGGTACCCAGGTCGAAGTCATCCTAGAATACTACGGAATTTGCTTCTTGTTGGTATTGCCGCTCCATCGGCTCAGCGCATATCAGCTGGGCTTGATCGCTGCCGCTACGGCATTAGTTCTCCCGCAAGTCCGTTCCTCCCTTCTGTCGGTTGCCCCCAACCTCCTCGACCCGGTCTTCAACCTCATGGTCAACGGCTACTATCCCGCGGTGACCTGGGTTCCTTTCCTCATCGCTGGCATGGCCATCGCGCGCCTTAATCTTAATACGCTAGCAGCGCATTGGCGCCTTGGTCTGGCGGGGGTCGCGCTGGCCGTGTTGGGCCATGGGGGATCCTTGCTCGCGCTGAGTTCCCGCGCTTTGACTGAAACCTCCTTGTGGTGGTCTGACGTTGACGGCGCTTTTGAGCCTTCCAAGTCGTCATTTATAGTCAAGTCGTCATGGATAGCCGCACCTCATAGCGAAACGACGCTTTCGATCGTGGGCAGCACCGGTTGCGCAATGATCATCTTGGCGGCTTGCATGCTCGCTGTGGATGCGCTCCCGCGTCTGCGAAAGCTGGTCTGGCCAATAATCGCAGTCGGCTCGATGTCTTTGACGGCCTATGTGCTGCACATTGCGGGAATAGCCTATCTTATGAAGATAAACATTTTCAAAGACGAGAGCCTGTCCACGCTCTTTGGCTTCGTTGTGGTTATCAGCACTTTTGCGGTGCTTTGGCTGCGCGTCTTCCAGCGAGGACCGATGGAAGTGCTGATGGGTAGGGTCGCAGATCTCGCGCGTCACATCCGCTGA
- a CDS encoding MucR family transcriptional regulator yields the protein MTEEPHKTDILIELTADVVSAYVSNNPVPAGELPALIAQVHGALNGTAGLIPAEEPVPVKKPAVPIKKSIEPDYIISLEDGKKFKSLKRHLATHYGLTPDEYRAKWGLPSDYPMVAPNYAAARSALAKTMGLGRKPKEPEAPATAPAKRTRKKVAA from the coding sequence ATGACAGAAGAACCCCACAAGACCGACATCCTCATCGAGCTCACTGCCGATGTTGTATCAGCCTACGTCTCCAACAACCCCGTCCCGGCGGGGGAGCTTCCTGCCCTGATCGCCCAAGTGCACGGGGCTCTAAACGGCACGGCTGGACTCATACCGGCAGAAGAGCCTGTGCCTGTAAAAAAACCTGCTGTCCCGATCAAAAAGTCGATCGAACCGGACTACATCATTAGCCTTGAAGACGGCAAGAAATTCAAATCGCTAAAGCGCCATCTGGCGACGCACTATGGTCTGACCCCAGACGAATATCGCGCCAAATGGGGTCTGCCGTCGGATTATCCCATGGTGGCGCCGAATTACGCCGCTGCGCGCTCCGCCTTGGCCAAGACCATGGGACTCGGCCGCAAACCGAAAGAGCCGGAAGCCCCAGCCACGGCGCCGGCGAAACGGACCCGCAAGAAGGTCGCAGCCTAA
- a CDS encoding cold-shock protein translates to MATGTVKWFNSTKGFGFIQPDNGGQDVFVHISAVERAGLSTLNEGQKINYEVEQDRRTGKSSAGSLSKAG, encoded by the coding sequence ATGGCGACTGGAACGGTGAAGTGGTTCAACAGCACGAAGGGTTTTGGTTTTATTCAGCCTGACAACGGCGGTCAGGATGTCTTTGTCCACATTTCCGCTGTTGAACGAGCGGGCCTGTCGACCCTTAATGAGGGCCAGAAGATCAACTACGAGGTGGAACAGGATCGCCGCACGGGAAAGTCCTCTGCAGGCAGCCTCAGCAAGGCTGGCTAA
- a CDS encoding NAD-dependent succinate-semialdehyde dehydrogenase, whose translation MPLCLPMIRRLKSPHLFGAIDRLPALGRPVGNKTFEVVNPSTGEVLAELPDMGVEETRAAVDKAYVAQSGWAALTARERSDVLWRWHQLIIDHAGDLAAILTAEMGKPLAEAISEVSHAAAYLQWYAEEANRVYGETISAPSTDRRMLVIKQPIGVVGTITPWNFPASMVARKISPALAAGCTIVLKPAEQTPLVAGAMFALAHQAGFPDGVVNLIYASEGDRVGRELCTNSKIRKISFTGSTEVGRLLMRQCSDQIKKVSLELGGNAPFIIFDDADIDGAVDGAVQAKFRNAGQTCVSANRIYVQSSVHDEFVKKFVERIRHLSVGDGFDAGVDIGPLIDKHALAKIESHIADAIAKGGTIRCGGQRIGKNGTFFEPTVLTEISSVMAVAQEETFGPLAPIIRFNDADQVVREANDTIYGLAAYFYASNLKRVWRVAEALEYGMVGINTGRMSSEAAPFGGIKQSGIGREGSRHGLEDYLEMKYLCMGGI comes from the coding sequence TTGCCCCTGTGCCTGCCGATGATCCGTCGCCTGAAATCCCCGCACCTGTTTGGAGCCATCGACCGCCTGCCGGCACTCGGCAGACCAGTTGGCAATAAGACGTTCGAGGTCGTCAATCCGTCGACCGGCGAAGTTTTGGCAGAGCTTCCCGATATGGGCGTGGAGGAGACACGTGCTGCGGTAGACAAGGCCTATGTTGCGCAGTCGGGATGGGCCGCGTTGACGGCCCGAGAACGTAGCGACGTTCTTTGGCGATGGCATCAGCTGATCATCGACCATGCAGGCGATCTCGCCGCGATTCTGACTGCGGAAATGGGCAAGCCGCTTGCCGAAGCCATTTCAGAGGTATCGCATGCGGCGGCGTATCTGCAATGGTATGCCGAAGAGGCCAATCGCGTCTATGGGGAGACGATCTCGGCACCCTCGACAGACCGCCGAATGCTAGTGATCAAGCAGCCCATCGGCGTTGTTGGCACGATCACGCCATGGAATTTCCCGGCCTCCATGGTGGCGCGCAAAATCTCGCCGGCCTTGGCTGCGGGCTGCACAATCGTGCTCAAGCCCGCTGAACAGACGCCGCTTGTGGCTGGCGCAATGTTCGCCCTCGCCCATCAGGCCGGCTTTCCCGATGGCGTGGTCAACCTGATCTATGCGTCCGAAGGTGATCGCGTGGGCCGTGAACTCTGCACCAATTCCAAGATTCGAAAGATCAGCTTCACCGGTTCGACGGAGGTCGGACGGCTGCTGATGCGTCAGTGCTCTGACCAGATCAAGAAGGTCAGCCTTGAACTCGGCGGCAATGCACCTTTCATCATCTTCGATGATGCCGACATTGACGGTGCTGTTGACGGTGCGGTCCAGGCGAAGTTCCGCAATGCCGGCCAGACCTGCGTTTCCGCGAACCGCATTTACGTCCAATCGAGCGTTCACGATGAGTTCGTCAAGAAATTCGTGGAAAGAATCCGGCACTTGTCGGTTGGCGACGGATTCGATGCCGGAGTGGACATCGGACCGCTCATCGACAAGCATGCTCTGGCCAAGATCGAGTCTCACATCGCAGATGCCATTGCGAAAGGCGGCACAATACGATGCGGGGGCCAGCGTATCGGCAAGAATGGCACGTTTTTCGAACCCACGGTCCTCACCGAGATTTCCAGCGTCATGGCAGTCGCGCAAGAGGAGACATTCGGGCCGCTCGCGCCGATCATTCGCTTCAACGATGCGGATCAGGTCGTGCGCGAGGCCAATGACACGATCTACGGCCTCGCCGCATACTTCTATGCCTCAAACCTGAAGCGGGTCTGGCGTGTGGCAGAGGCTCTGGAATATGGCATGGTTGGCATCAACACGGGACGCATGTCCTCGGAGGCGGCACCGTTTGGCGGGATCAAACAATCCGGCATCGGGCGGGAGGGTTCCCGTCATGGCCTCGAGGACTATCTGGAAATGAAATATCTTTGCATGGGCGGGATTTGA
- a CDS encoding pitrilysin family protein — protein MTLGARPHAAMNIQEVKSEKGIIAWLVEDHTVEIVNIGFAFKGGTKQDPVGKEGMAKLMAGLFIEGAGHYDSGAFQVKLDHAGAEMSLDAQSDDIYGSMCMLSKKQDAAFGLLRLALNAPRFEQGPIDRVRAEIVSRIVGSERDPNAIAQRKWLRAIYGAHPCSRPGEGTKESLPGITPSDLRAFHQAIFARDGLHIAVVGDIDANTLRERLDQLFGDLPEQQTLVPVYDVAPKLGQLVEENYDLPQTSLTLAWPGVKPSAPDFYAAVLLNDILGGSYLTSRLYEEVRQKRGLAYHVSSELTLDSLLVTTETRSDCAAQTLSIVRDVVKQMAQQGPTGAELKAAKKHLIGAYAIDQLGSTRSIADRLLDLQIHKADVDYNQRRARSIGRVTLKQVKAAAKKLLSAEPAILVVGPPLGGKDE, from the coding sequence ATGACGCTCGGCGCTCGGCCCCATGCTGCGATGAACATCCAGGAGGTGAAGTCCGAAAAGGGCATCATCGCCTGGCTGGTGGAGGACCACACAGTGGAAATCGTCAACATCGGCTTTGCCTTCAAGGGCGGCACCAAGCAGGACCCGGTCGGGAAGGAGGGGATGGCCAAACTGATGGCCGGCCTGTTCATCGAAGGCGCTGGCCATTACGACAGCGGTGCCTTCCAGGTGAAGCTCGACCATGCCGGCGCCGAAATGAGTTTGGACGCGCAAAGCGACGACATCTACGGATCGATGTGCATGCTTTCCAAAAAGCAGGACGCGGCGTTCGGCCTGCTTCGGCTCGCGCTGAACGCGCCGCGCTTCGAGCAGGGGCCGATCGATCGCGTCCGCGCCGAGATTGTCTCCCGCATCGTCGGCAGCGAGCGAGACCCTAACGCCATCGCTCAGCGCAAATGGCTGCGCGCGATCTATGGCGCGCATCCTTGTTCAAGGCCGGGAGAAGGCACAAAAGAGAGCCTCCCCGGCATCACGCCGTCCGACCTCCGCGCCTTCCACCAGGCCATTTTCGCTCGCGACGGGCTCCATATTGCCGTGGTGGGTGACATTGACGCGAACACGTTGAGGGAAAGGCTTGACCAGCTGTTTGGTGATTTGCCTGAGCAACAAACCCTCGTCCCCGTCTACGATGTCGCGCCGAAACTCGGTCAACTGGTGGAGGAGAACTACGACCTGCCGCAGACTTCGCTGACGTTGGCCTGGCCTGGCGTGAAGCCTAGCGCGCCGGATTTCTACGCGGCCGTGCTGCTGAACGACATCCTTGGCGGCTCATACTTGACTTCCCGCCTTTACGAGGAGGTACGTCAAAAACGCGGCCTTGCCTATCACGTCAGCTCTGAACTAACCCTTGACTCGCTTCTGGTTACGACAGAGACACGCTCGGACTGCGCTGCCCAAACACTGAGCATCGTGCGAGATGTGGTAAAGCAGATGGCGCAGCAAGGACCGACCGGGGCCGAGCTCAAGGCGGCGAAGAAGCACCTGATCGGCGCCTATGCCATCGACCAACTGGGCTCGACCCGCTCGATTGCAGACCGGCTCCTGGATTTGCAGATTCACAAGGCCGACGTCGACTACAACCAGCGTCGCGCCCGCAGCATCGGTCGGGTGACGCTCAAACAGGTCAAGGCGGCGGCCAAAAAGCTGCTTTCGGCCGAGCCCGCCATTTTGGTGGTCGGCCCGCCGCTGGGCGGCAAGGATGAGTAA
- the sctV gene encoding type III secretion system export apparatus subunit SctV, with protein sequence MANVLRDFIKRAPASPDLMVALMLLLAVAMMVMPIPVVVVDALIGFNMGLAILLMMVALYVSTPLDFSSLPGVILISTVFRLALTVATTRLILAEGEAGSIIHTFGDFVISGNIVVGFVIFLVVTMVQFMVLAKGAERVAEVAARFTLDALPGKQMAVDAELRNGHIDANESRRRRAELEKESQLYGAMDGAMKFVKGDSIAGLVVICINMLGGISIGLLSKGMSFGEVLHHYTLLTIGDALISQIPALLLSITAATIVTRVTGTARINLGTEMVSQLTASTRALRLAAGVLVVMGFVPGFPLPVFLMLAAVFAAVSIVKADVLGAGTADAKGGTAAEPKQAAPAKEFPIAFFLAPDLMQAVDQAELQKHIGRVSLLVTADLGIIVPRIPVLVDEQLPESQFRIDVEGVPVEQDALDPNQMALRADVAHVDSSGVPLRREPKTDTLPVEHTPAKALTGAGTEHRAPGELLALRVHAALTRYAPRLVGIQETRHFLGRMEQEYSELVKEVLRTTPIPRIADVLRRLLEEGIPIRHTRLVLEALAEWSEREQNVALLTEYVRSGLKRQICHRHANTEGIVSALVVERESEDVMRGAVRDSDAGPYLALEDRQSEAMLSQIRQVLSNAEPGQTRPILLTSMDVRRFVRGFLTRNGVDLAVLSYQDLASDFTIRPAGSVTLPHGSNSGLLE encoded by the coding sequence ATGGCCAACGTCCTGCGTGACTTCATCAAGCGTGCGCCGGCCAGCCCGGATTTAATGGTTGCGTTGATGCTGCTTCTGGCTGTCGCGATGATGGTCATGCCTATCCCGGTCGTGGTGGTCGACGCCCTGATAGGATTCAATATGGGGTTGGCCATACTGCTGATGATGGTTGCCCTGTATGTCAGTACTCCACTTGATTTTTCCTCTTTGCCCGGCGTTATTTTGATTTCCACTGTATTCCGTCTCGCGCTCACGGTCGCAACGACGCGACTGATCCTGGCCGAGGGGGAGGCCGGCAGCATTATTCATACTTTTGGCGATTTCGTCATTTCAGGCAATATCGTGGTGGGTTTCGTCATATTTCTGGTCGTCACCATGGTGCAATTCATGGTCCTCGCGAAGGGTGCCGAACGGGTGGCAGAAGTGGCGGCGCGTTTCACGCTGGATGCTCTGCCGGGCAAGCAAATGGCGGTCGACGCAGAGCTACGCAACGGCCACATCGATGCCAACGAATCCCGCCGGCGGCGCGCCGAATTGGAGAAGGAAAGCCAACTCTATGGCGCGATGGACGGCGCGATGAAATTTGTGAAGGGCGATTCCATCGCCGGGCTGGTGGTTATCTGCATCAACATGCTGGGTGGAATTTCGATCGGCCTGCTCTCCAAGGGCATGTCCTTCGGCGAGGTACTGCATCACTACACTCTGCTGACGATAGGCGATGCATTGATATCGCAGATTCCGGCCCTTCTGCTCTCCATTACTGCGGCGACCATCGTCACCCGTGTGACTGGGACGGCGAGGATCAACCTCGGTACAGAAATGGTCAGTCAGCTCACGGCCAGCACTCGAGCCTTGCGACTGGCGGCCGGCGTCCTGGTTGTAATGGGGTTCGTTCCTGGGTTTCCCCTCCCCGTCTTTCTGATGCTGGCCGCAGTGTTCGCTGCGGTAAGCATTGTCAAGGCTGATGTGCTGGGCGCCGGCACTGCCGATGCGAAAGGTGGAACTGCAGCGGAGCCTAAGCAAGCCGCGCCTGCGAAGGAATTCCCGATCGCATTTTTTCTAGCGCCAGATCTTATGCAGGCGGTCGATCAAGCCGAATTGCAAAAACATATTGGGCGCGTTTCGCTCCTGGTCACAGCCGATCTGGGCATTATCGTTCCTCGCATCCCTGTCTTGGTTGACGAGCAGCTGCCTGAATCGCAATTCCGAATTGATGTCGAGGGCGTGCCAGTCGAACAGGACGCCTTAGATCCAAACCAGATGGCGCTCCGAGCCGATGTAGCGCACGTCGACTCGAGCGGTGTCCCCCTTAGACGTGAGCCGAAAACGGACACACTCCCGGTTGAACATACCCCTGCAAAGGCCCTTACGGGCGCCGGCACGGAGCATAGGGCTCCCGGCGAACTCCTCGCCTTGCGCGTCCATGCAGCGTTGACCCGCTACGCACCGCGATTGGTGGGCATCCAAGAGACCCGACATTTCCTGGGCCGAATGGAGCAGGAATATTCTGAGCTTGTGAAAGAGGTGCTACGCACGACGCCGATTCCTCGGATTGCCGATGTTCTGCGCCGCCTCCTGGAGGAAGGTATCCCAATCCGCCACACCCGTCTCGTGTTGGAGGCATTGGCCGAATGGAGCGAGCGTGAGCAGAACGTTGCCCTGCTGACGGAATATGTCCGTTCTGGTTTGAAGCGACAGATCTGCCACCGCCATGCCAACACGGAGGGCATCGTGTCCGCCCTGGTCGTCGAGCGCGAGAGCGAGGATGTGATGCGTGGCGCGGTTCGAGATTCGGATGCAGGCCCCTATCTCGCACTGGAGGATCGGCAAAGCGAAGCGATGCTATCACAGATACGTCAGGTCCTTTCGAACGCAGAACCGGGTCAAACCCGCCCTATTCTGTTGACGTCGATGGATGTCCGACGTTTCGTCCGCGGCTTTCTGACGCGAAACGGGGTTGATCTCGCCGTGCTGTCTTATCAAGACCTCGCCTCCGACTTTACAATTCGCCCCGCAGGATCCGTCACACTCCCGCACGGATCGAACAGCGGATTGTTAGAGTAG
- a CDS encoding response regulator transcription factor produces the protein MRILLIEDDDDLRSAVHDHLVAGGHAVDWAEGLSGARGHAAVAGYDVILLDVHLPDGNGIDYLRELIKGLDTTPVIILTARDRISHRIEGLNAGADDYLVKPFDLGELSARIRAVARRQGHFPEPQFSVGTLSIQAAERRLFRDGQEVHLSGREWAVLDCLLRRPGSVVSKGRIEHALYSFNSEFESNTVEVYVSRLRKKIGGDRIATVRGSGYRLVVT, from the coding sequence ATGCGAATACTGCTCATTGAAGACGACGACGACCTTAGAAGTGCTGTGCACGATCATTTGGTGGCTGGTGGCCACGCGGTCGACTGGGCCGAGGGCCTGTCCGGAGCGCGCGGTCATGCAGCTGTGGCCGGCTACGACGTTATTTTGCTCGACGTTCACCTGCCGGACGGCAATGGCATCGACTATCTGCGGGAGCTGATCAAGGGGCTTGATACAACGCCGGTCATCATTCTGACAGCCCGCGATCGGATTTCGCACCGCATCGAGGGGCTCAACGCTGGCGCCGACGACTATTTGGTCAAGCCGTTCGATCTGGGGGAACTCTCGGCACGCATCCGTGCAGTGGCACGTCGCCAAGGGCATTTTCCGGAGCCGCAATTTTCGGTTGGGACGCTTTCCATACAGGCAGCCGAGCGACGCCTCTTCCGCGACGGGCAGGAGGTCCACCTGTCTGGACGCGAATGGGCGGTGCTCGACTGCCTTCTACGCCGGCCCGGTTCGGTCGTTTCAAAGGGGAGGATCGAGCACGCGCTTTATTCATTCAATTCGGAGTTCGAGAGCAACACAGTGGAGGTTTATGTCAGCCGGCTCCGCAAGAAGATCGGCGGGGATAGAATAGCAACCGTGCGTGGCTCCGGATACAGGCTCGTGGTCACATGA
- a CDS encoding nodulation protein NopA — protein sequence MAAVDNNKKSGNTNTSSAGNTDKTNSGTPGNTSGADATAFQAQVQELTNVSLEATKRSVQLRTLTTNLQTIKKAADERVS from the coding sequence ATGGCTGCAGTTGATAATAATAAAAAATCAGGCAATACCAATACCAGTAGCGCCGGCAATACCGATAAAACTAACAGTGGCACTCCCGGCAATACAAGCGGAGCTGATGCTACTGCTTTTCAGGCGCAAGTGCAGGAACTAACCAATGTTAGCTTGGAGGCGACGAAAAGGAGTGTCCAGTTGCGCACTCTAACGACCAATCTCCAGACCATCAAGAAGGCCGCCGACGAACGCGTTTCGTAA
- a CDS encoding tetratricopeptide repeat protein, whose product MNSNTVSPSPMFLRRNSLLFAVLAILPLGGCASWQKPALSVQETSSPELLSADQIDPAMRERILREVGQDVQERALRDEVKQHPDNVDAAIRLTNALVGQKRPHEAVEVLDSVLVAAPGNVRALNAKGVILDIEGRHDAAQALYRRALENEPGNQMVQHNFNLSLAFNGKSKQPRLARSQ is encoded by the coding sequence ATGAATAGTAATACAGTTTCTCCATCGCCTATGTTTCTGCGCCGGAACTCACTTCTTTTTGCCGTACTCGCCATTCTGCCTTTGGGCGGTTGCGCCAGCTGGCAAAAGCCGGCTCTTTCCGTGCAGGAGACATCTTCCCCCGAGTTGCTCAGCGCCGATCAAATCGATCCGGCTATGCGCGAACGCATTTTGCGCGAAGTTGGTCAGGATGTTCAAGAGCGGGCTTTGCGGGATGAGGTGAAGCAGCACCCGGACAATGTTGATGCGGCGATACGACTTACAAATGCCTTGGTGGGCCAGAAGCGCCCGCACGAAGCGGTTGAGGTGCTCGACAGCGTCTTGGTTGCAGCCCCAGGAAACGTACGTGCATTGAATGCGAAGGGCGTGATTTTGGACATTGAGGGGCGGCATGACGCGGCACAGGCCCTGTATCGGCGAGCTCTCGAAAACGAGCCAGGCAATCAGATGGTGCAGCATAACTTCAATCTGTCGCTTGCCTTTAACGGCAAGTCCAAACAACCAAGGTTAGCACGATCGCAATAG
- a CDS encoding response regulator transcription factor produces the protein MMRILLTEDDKDLGSAMHDHLVAGGHAVDWAKNLSEARDYAAVVGYDLILLDVHLPDGNGIDYLRELIKELESAPVIILTACDRISHRIEGFNAGADDYLVKPFDLGELSARIHAVARRHGHFPEPQFSVGTLSIQAAERRLFRDGQEVYLT, from the coding sequence ATGATGCGAATACTGCTCACTGAAGACGATAAGGACCTTGGAAGTGCTATGCACGATCATTTGGTGGCTGGTGGCCACGCGGTCGACTGGGCCAAGAACCTGTCCGAAGCGCGCGATTATGCAGCTGTGGTCGGCTACGACCTTATTTTGCTCGACGTTCACCTGCCGGACGGCAATGGGATCGACTATCTGCGGGAGCTGATCAAGGAACTTGAATCGGCACCGGTCATCATTCTGACAGCCTGCGATCGGATTTCGCATCGCATCGAGGGCTTCAACGCTGGAGCCGACGACTATTTGGTCAAGCCGTTCGATCTGGGGGAACTCTCAGCGCGTATCCATGCAGTGGCACGTCGCCATGGGCATTTTCCGGAGCCGCAATTTTCGGTTGGGACGCTTTCCATACAGGCAGCCGAGCGACGCCTCTTCCGCGACGGGCAGGAGGTCTACCTGACTTGA
- a CDS encoding HAMP domain-containing sensor histidine kinase: MTNSNSMTRKLISWLGGATLLVWIAAPTIAAFIFCNNVNESSDDLLQASAEYREPELIKVLNGKHVDQYNNHLPTYKKYWTYREQVINKYGVVLISEPEEGQQPFPDAPLSNGFWGNADYRVYTEEIQDGVYHQLAEPLDGRRTTIAKGALFVFLPTLVLLPFSLAVWWIVIRRSLRPIEVLRQQIGSRDGGNLSPMDLGDFPAELAPIAASVNRLLDRLRAALEAEREFAANSAHELRTPIAGSIAQMQRLVAELPNGSAKMRARGIEQALSSLGRLVEKVLQLAQAESGVGMADHAIDLVRSVRLEIDDLRKKPQYAGRLHLNVDGCTTLMRKVDVDAFGILLRNLIENALIHGLPTVPTTVSVQTDGTIAIANAGPVVPLPDLEGLTKRFSRGATPAAGSGLGLHIANMVIQRIGGSLELASPARGRNDGFEAIIRIPQ; this comes from the coding sequence ATGACGAACTCGAACAGCATGACGAGAAAGCTGATATCGTGGTTAGGCGGGGCAACGCTCCTGGTTTGGATCGCCGCCCCAACCATTGCTGCGTTCATTTTTTGCAATAATGTAAACGAAAGTTCGGATGACTTGCTCCAGGCGAGCGCAGAGTACAGAGAACCAGAGCTGATCAAGGTCTTGAATGGAAAACACGTTGATCAATACAATAACCACTTGCCAACTTATAAAAAGTACTGGACCTATCGTGAGCAGGTTATTAATAAGTACGGGGTAGTGCTTATTTCCGAACCGGAAGAGGGTCAGCAGCCCTTCCCTGATGCTCCCCTGAGTAACGGCTTTTGGGGAAACGCTGATTACCGCGTCTACACAGAGGAGATCCAAGACGGCGTGTATCATCAGTTGGCCGAACCGCTTGATGGCCGCCGTACCACAATCGCGAAGGGCGCACTTTTTGTCTTCCTTCCGACACTCGTGCTCCTGCCCTTTAGCTTAGCTGTTTGGTGGATCGTGATCCGGCGCTCGCTGCGGCCAATCGAGGTACTGCGACAGCAGATCGGATCGCGCGACGGCGGCAATCTGTCACCAATGGACTTGGGCGATTTCCCGGCAGAGTTGGCTCCAATCGCGGCATCCGTCAATCGGCTTCTCGATCGTCTGCGGGCGGCTCTCGAGGCCGAACGCGAGTTCGCCGCAAACAGTGCGCATGAACTGCGCACGCCGATCGCAGGTTCAATCGCTCAGATGCAGAGATTAGTGGCCGAGCTTCCCAATGGGTCGGCCAAAATGCGTGCGCGCGGCATCGAGCAAGCGCTGTCGAGCCTTGGCCGCCTTGTCGAAAAAGTGCTTCAGCTCGCTCAAGCCGAATCGGGGGTTGGCATGGCGGATCACGCGATCGATCTTGTCCGATCGGTTCGGCTGGAAATCGACGACCTGAGGAAAAAGCCGCAATATGCCGGACGCCTGCATCTTAACGTCGACGGCTGCACCACTTTGATGCGCAAAGTGGATGTCGATGCGTTTGGGATCCTCCTTCGTAACCTGATCGAGAATGCGCTGATACATGGACTGCCCACTGTTCCGACAACAGTTTCCGTCCAAACTGATGGAACCATCGCTATTGCAAACGCCGGACCGGTGGTGCCCCTCCCCGACCTCGAAGGGCTTACAAAGCGATTTAGTCGTGGTGCTACTCCTGCTGCGGGCTCAGGCCTTGGTCTACATATCGCTAACATGGTTATCCAGCGGATCGGTGGCAGTCTAGAGCTTGCGTCGCCCGCCCGCGGTCGCAATGATGGTTTCGAGGCGATCATACGAATTCCTCAATGA